A single window of Vigna unguiculata cultivar IT97K-499-35 chromosome 1, ASM411807v1, whole genome shotgun sequence DNA harbors:
- the LOC114176619 gene encoding probable U6 snRNA-associated Sm-like protein LSm4 isoform X2 has protein sequence MLPLSLLKTAQGHPMLVELKNGETYNGHLVNCDTWMNIHLREVICTSKDGDRFWRMPECYIRGNTIKYLRVPDEVIDKVQEETKTRADRKPPGVGRGRGRGREEGAGGRQPKGIGRGFDDGSTKGAGGGRGKAGPSGKPGGNRGRGRG, from the exons ATG CTTCCTCTCTCCCTTCTCAAAACTGCCCAAGGCCACCCAATG TTGGTGGAACTGAAAAATGGAGAGACTTATAACGGCCATTTGGTTAATTGCGATACATGGATGAACATCCATCTCCGAGAAGTCATTTGCACGTCTaaa GATGGAGATAGATTTTGGAGGATGCCTGAATGCTACATACGAGGCAATACAATAAAGTACCTTCGAGTTCCTGATGAG GTTATTGACAAAGTTCAAGAAGAAACCAAGACCCGAGCAG ATCGTAAACCACCTGGTGTGGGGCGTGGGAGGGGAAGAGGCAGAGAAGAAGGTGCCGGTGGACGCCAACCAAAAGGAATTGGGCGTGGTTTTGATGATGGTAGTACCAAGGGAGCTGGAGGAGGTCGAGGCAAGGCTGGCCCTAGCGGAAAGCCTGGTGGAAACAGAG GGCGAGGTAGAGGCTGA
- the LOC114176619 gene encoding probable U6 snRNA-associated Sm-like protein LSm4 isoform X1, with the protein MLPLSLLKTAQGHPMLVELKNGETYNGHLVNCDTWMNIHLREVICTSKDGDRFWRMPECYIRGNTIKYLRVPDEIVNHLVWGVGGEEAEKKVPVDANQKELGVVLMMVVPRELEEVEARLALAESLVETEGEVEADFYWWRKLLQMDQLTTFRGHLCSSLMCIGCNFTARVSLCILGF; encoded by the exons ATG CTTCCTCTCTCCCTTCTCAAAACTGCCCAAGGCCACCCAATG TTGGTGGAACTGAAAAATGGAGAGACTTATAACGGCCATTTGGTTAATTGCGATACATGGATGAACATCCATCTCCGAGAAGTCATTTGCACGTCTaaa GATGGAGATAGATTTTGGAGGATGCCTGAATGCTACATACGAGGCAATACAATAAAGTACCTTCGAGTTCCTGATGAG ATCGTAAACCACCTGGTGTGGGGCGTGGGAGGGGAAGAGGCAGAGAAGAAGGTGCCGGTGGACGCCAACCAAAAGGAATTGGGCGTGGTTTTGATGATGGTAGTACCAAGGGAGCTGGAGGAGGTCGAGGCAAGGCTGGCCCTAGCGGAAAGCCTGGTGGAAACAGAG GGCGAGGTAGAGGCTGATTTTTACTGGTGGCGTAAACTACTTCAGATGGACCAGTTGACTACTTTCAGAGGGCATTTGTGCTCGTCTTTAATGTGTATCGGTTGCAACTTCACTGCCCGTGTTTCCTTGTGCATTCTTGGATTTTAG
- the LOC114173475 gene encoding WD repeat-containing protein GTS1 gives MESSAAMDVEEQPSPKSNNVKRFGLKNSIQTNFGDDYVFQIVPKDDWSAMAVSLSTNAVKLYSPMAGQYFGECKGHTATINQILFSGPSHHQVLSSCSSDGTIRAWDTRTFQQVSCINAGSSQEVFSFCLGGTSGNLVAAGCKSQILFWDWRNMKQIACLEESHVDDVTQVHFVPNEQGKLISASVDGLICTFDTTGDINDDDHLESVINMGTSIAKVGIFGESYQKLWCLTHIETLGIWNWKDGTNEGNFSDARSLASESWNLDHVDYFIDCHYYRESEKLWVIGGTNAGTMGYFPVNYKGVATIGGAEAILEGGHTSVIRSVLPMSKVHSNSPSHGIFGWTGGEDGRLCCWLSDDSSESNRSWISSTLIMRPEKTRKKNRHQPY, from the exons ATGGAGAGCAGCGCGGCCATGGATGTTGAGGAGCAACCTTCACCCAAGTCCAACAACGTAAAACGTTTTGGCCTTAAAAACTCTATTCAAACCAACTTCGGCGATGACTATGTTTTTCAAATTGTCCCAAA gGATGATTGGAGTGCAATGGCGGTTTCACTGTCAACAAACGCAGTGAAACTATATTCACCTATGGCGGGTCAATATTTCGGAGAGTGCAAGGGTCACACCGCAACCATCAACCAGATTTTATTTTCGGGTCCTTCACATCACCAAGTTTTGTCTTCGTGTTCTTCTGATGGCACTATTAGAGCTTGGGACACACGCACATTTCAGCAG GTTTCTTGCATCAATGCGGGTTCTTCGCAGGAAGTTTTCAGCTTCTGTCTTGGAGGAACTAGTGGGAATTTAGTTGCCGCCGGGTGTAAATCGCAG ATACTGTTCTGGGATTGGAGAAATATGAAGCAAATTGCATGCCTGGAAGAGTCTCATGTAGATGATGTCACTCAG GTTCATTTTGTCCCCAACGAACAAGGAAAGCTTATTTCTGCTTCAGTAGATGGGTTGATCTGCACATTTGATACCACTGGAGATATCAATGATGATGATCATCTAGAATCA GTGATTAATATGGGGACTTCAATTGCAAAGGTGGGGATTTTTGGAGAGAGTTACCAGAAGCTTTGGTGTTTAACACATATTGAAACCCTAGG TATCTGGAACTGGAAAGATGGTACAAATGAAGGAAACTTCTCAGATGCACGTTCTTTAGCTTCTGAAAGTTGGAATTTGGATCAT GTTGACTATTTCATCGATTGCCACTATTACAGAGAATCTGAAAAACTATGGGTGATTGGTGGCACTAATGCTGGTACTATGGGTTACTTTCCTGTAAATTACAAAGGAGTGGCAACAATTGGAGGTGCAGAAGCAATTCTTGAAGGTGGTCACACAAGTGTTATTAGGAGTGTTTTACCAATGTCAAAAGTTCATTCTAACAGTCCTAGCCATGGCATTTTTGGATGGACTGGTGGGGAAGATGGTAGGCTATGTTGTTGGCTCTCTGATGATTCCTCCGAATCAAATCGATCTTGGATTTCAAGCACATTGATTATGAGGCCAGAAAAAACTCGCAAGAAAAATCGCCATCAACCCTACTAG